The region TAAACCTAAAGTTCCTGCAAGTGAGGCAGCTTCGCTGGATATTCCTTCCATCATACATCCATCACCACATAAAGCGTATGTATAATGGTCAACTATGTTTAATCCATCTTTATTAAATTTTGATGCAAGATATGCTTCTGCCATAGCCATACCAACTGCATTAGCTATACCCTGACCCAAAGGTCCTGTGCTTATTTCAACTCCTGGTGTTAAGCCATATTCTGGATGACCAGGTGTTATACTATTCCATTGTCTAAAATTCTTTAAATCTTCTATAGAAACTCCATATCCAAATAAATGTAGAAGTGAATATAAAAGCATAGATGCATGACCTGCAGATAAAACGAATCTGTCTCTATTAATCCAGTTAGGATTTGAAGGATTGTGCTTTAAATGATTTGCCCAAAGTTCATATGCTACCGGTGCTGCTCCAAGTGGTGTACCTGGATGACCAGAATTAGCCTTCTCAATTGCTTCAGCAGATAAAACCCTTATGGTATTTATGGATAACTCATCAATATTCATATTTATTTATCCTCGCTCCTTTAGCTTATTTTTTACTTATCGCTTACCTACAATAATAATACACAATAAACTATATATTTTCAATAGGTCTTCTCTCAGGTTTTTTATTACATATCTTCTTATGCCTATTTTTAAGTTCTGCCTCTATGTCCTCAAGTTTTATATTTTTTTCGCTTAAAAGTACGAGGGTATGATAAATTGTATCGCACACTTCATTCACTAAATCTTCCTTATTTTCTTCCTTTGCTGCTATTATTACTTCTGTAGTTTCCTCTCCAACTTTCTTTAAAATTTTATCAATTCCTTTGTCAAAAAGGTAATTTGTATATGATCCTTCAATTGGATTATTTTTTCTATCTTCTATAACTTCATATAACTGACTTAGTATTTCATTTTTATCCATGCTTATATCTCCTTACTATCAATTTGAAAATTTCTATAAAAACAAGTTCTATTTCCAGTATGACATGCAGCTCCAATCTGCTTTACTTTAACTAATATAGTATCACCATCACAATCCACAGCTATACTCTTAACATACTGAAAATGCCCCGAAGTTTCTCCTTTATTCCAATAGGCTTTTCTTGACCTACTCCAAAACCACGTAGTTCCAGTCTTCAAAGTTCTTTTTAAGGACTCTTCGTTCATATATGCAAGCATTAAGACTTCACCATTTTCATCATCCTGAATAACAGTAGGAACAAGTCCCTTTGAAAAGTCCACCATACTAATTATATCTTCGTATGCCAATTAAATCACCACCAAATTTTTATAATCTATGCGTTATATCTAACAGGAATATCATGTTCTTTTAAATAATTCTTAACTTCTCCTACAGTATACTCTCTGTAGTGAAAAAGTGAAGCCACAAGTGCTGCATCTGCTGATGTCTTCTTAAATATTTCATCAAAATGCTCAAGTTTTCCACAGCCTCCAGAGGCTATTACAGGTATTCCAACAGTTCTGCACACTTTATCCGTAAGTTCAACATCATATCCTTTTTTCGTTCCATCAGCATCCATACTTGTAAGAAGTATTTCTCCTGCTCCAAGCTCTTCACATTTTTTTACCCATTCAATTGCATCTATTCCAGTATCCTTTCTTCCTCCATTTATAAATACGTTGAAACTTTTATTATCCTTATTTCTTCTTGCATCTACAGCAACCACAACGCACTGGCTTCCAAATCTTTTTGCTGCCTCACGTATGAGCTCAGGATTTCTTATTGCAGCTGAATTAATGGATATTTTATCAGCACCAGCTCTTAAAATATTTTTAAAATCCTCAAGGGTTCTTATTCCTCCCCCTACTGTAAGAGGAATAAATACT is a window of Clostridium pasteurianum DNA encoding:
- the hisE gene encoding phosphoribosyl-ATP diphosphatase codes for the protein MDKNEILSQLYEVIEDRKNNPIEGSYTNYLFDKGIDKILKKVGEETTEVIIAAKEENKEDLVNEVCDTIYHTLVLLSEKNIKLEDIEAELKNRHKKICNKKPERRPIENI
- the hisI gene encoding phosphoribosyl-AMP cyclohydrolase; this encodes MVDFSKGLVPTVIQDDENGEVLMLAYMNEESLKRTLKTGTTWFWSRSRKAYWNKGETSGHFQYVKSIAVDCDGDTILVKVKQIGAACHTGNRTCFYRNFQIDSKEI
- the hisF gene encoding imidazole glycerol phosphate synthase subunit HisF, encoding MLTKRIIPCLDVDMGRVVKGINFVNLKDVGDPVEIADFYNKEGADEIVFLDISATNDGRKTMIDVVRKTAEKVFIPLTVGGGIRTLEDFKNILRAGADKISINSAAIRNPELIREAAKRFGSQCVVVAVDARRNKDNKSFNVFINGGRKDTGIDAIEWVKKCEELGAGEILLTSMDADGTKKGYDVELTDKVCRTVGIPVIASGGCGKLEHFDEIFKKTSADAALVASLFHYREYTVGEVKNYLKEHDIPVRYNA